One window of Mustelus asterias unplaced genomic scaffold, sMusAst1.hap1.1 HAP1_SCAFFOLD_334, whole genome shotgun sequence genomic DNA carries:
- the LOC144486423 gene encoding neural cell adhesion molecule 1-A-like gives MTLQARIYTCLLLLGSSIAAKPKLRIEPQAGNIYLNEDKVFLCKADGETEDIRWFDPNDDEIDGENERFQLRKSEYDLQLNIRRAERGDGGNYACKADTDSWGELETSININVIQRVTFVTVNTSLQIDEGQDASLGCRVIGIPQPTVSWRRDGQDVRQQGKYQGAGN, from the exons atGACTCTTCAAGCAAGGATCTACACCTGCCTTCTCTTACTGGGCAGCAGCATTGCAG CCAAACCCAAACTGCGGATCGAACCTCAAGCTGGGAACATCTATCTGAACGAGGATAAGGTTTTCCTCTGTAAAG CTGACGGTGAGACAGAAGATATTCGTTGGTTCGACCCCAATGATGATGAGATTGATGGTGAGAATGAGAGATTCCAATTGAGGAAGTCTGAGTACGATCTGCAGCTGAATATCCGGAGAGCAGAGCGGGGGGACGGTGGCAATTACGCCTGTAAGGCCGACACTGATAGCTGGGGAGaattggagacttctatcaacATCAATGTCATCC AGAGAGTCACTTTCGTAACCGTCAACACCAGTCTGCAGATTGACGAGGGGCAGGATGCGAGTCTGGGATGCAGGGTGATCGGAATTCCACAACCAACTGTCTCCTGGAGACGGGATGGTCAAGATGTCAGACAGCAAGGCAAGTATCAGGGCGCTGGAAACTGA